The genomic segment CGTGATGGAACATGGCATCCTAATACGGGCAGAGAATCAACTTCACTTTATCAATACGTAGCAACTGAAGAAATTTCTCACCTAACTCCATCACGAGATGGATCAGAGAACAAGCAATCCTTCGTGGGCCGACCAGGCAAACGAGCTCGAAGAATCGAGCCATCTGGAAAGACAAGCTTCTTAAGAAGATCAAAGTTATGTTTCCCAGGTGCATCACTGTTAGAAAAGGACATTATCTCAGTACTCTACgcaaattcaagaaaatgacattgaaatatttttcagtTGACTCTCGCCTATTCTGTTTGCCCTTAATTAATATGAAGATGGACAGGGGAGACAGGCAGTCACCTCACGTAGACAGGTCCACCGCTGATCGCCCTGGCTGATCCATGGTACTCGGCTGCCGGATGGTGAGAATGGAACATATCCCAGTCAGGTAACATGATGTCTCCGATGAAAACACTGTTGTATGCAACGGCAGCAATGTGGATCGTATGTGATACTGGATCACGCGGGTAGAAATCATCTGATGCTCTCACGACAGCAGTTTGTTTCGAGCTATTTCGCCATCACGATATTTTTAGAAGTTAAGAACAAATTATACAGTTAACTAATGTTCAACCACAAAAGCATTTCCAAGAAGTGATATACTAATTAAAACGCGTATGGATCGAGAAAATTTTCATCACCCTGTATAATCTTCTTCTTCCATAATGTAAATTTTAGCGTTCTAACAGGAAGCTTCTTGACGCAAAATCGGGGTGTATGTATCTCACTATAGCACTATAAATGCATGAAAAAGCTAATAAATGGATAAGATTATAAGGAACCTTTGAATCAGATGTATACCAGTAAAAAGATTCAAGATTGTGGCTCATACAAGCGATGATCTCATTCCCCGGGAAATTCTTCGTCACCGAAGCATCCAGAGCCTGATGATACTGCCTTGTCAGCTCAACTCTACCTCCATTTCCAGCACCGAGAGTCTCCAATATACACTGTGCATCCACTTTCACCCCATCTACCCCAGCCGATGCCAAATAGCTATGCAACTCATTGTAAAACTTGTAGACATGCTTCGGATTCACCAAACCCAACCCCTGCAATGCGATGGCATCGCTTTTCCACGCCGGTTCCTGCTCCATCACCCCCTTGCACAGTTCCGGATAAATCATAGCCGATTCATACTCCTCCATCTCCTTCACTCCTGGCCTCACACCACCCCAATATCCTGTGATCGCGTGCCACACATATACATATTTCAATCCATGCTTTTGTTTCGCTATGTTTACAATATTCTTGATCCCGACGGTGGGATCCTCCTTGTTTTGGAACTTATTGTTTTCTTTGATTCCGGTTAGCCTCAAAAGCTTTGATTGCTTCACTTGTGATGCTTCTTCTTCGATTTCTTGTGTCTTATCCTCGTCGCCTCCGACTAACTGCCAGCCGTCGTCGATTATCACAAATTTCGGAGGTGTCCCACCAGCCTTAAGACTCTCGAGACCAGCCTCCACACCTTCTTGAGTCACCTCTTGGTAAAAAGCATCCCAAGTACACCATCCAAAGTAATCCACGAGTAGAGGCAATTTCTTCTCTTGTCTTAACTTAAATGTTCCAAGATGGAGTTTCACAGCCGTGATCGCCTCGTTTATGGCTCGAAACGGATCGGTACCAGCACTAATATACACCGAATGGGTGAAATTTGACGCAAATATCTCCTTATCCCCACTCTCCAAGCATAACTCTAGCTTATCCCCCTCACTACCTTGCAGACAAGCTTTAAATGGCCCTtcaatcaaaggcaaaaacactgtataaacaatcttatttTCTTCATCCCCATCAACATCCGACTCCAAATGGGATCCATCTTTAGTTTCCACCAACAAAAACTGCGTCTCCAGTGGTATATCACGCCCCTTATCTCCCATTCTCTGTGCCATCCACCATAACTTGAACCTGAAGCACGCCAAGAACTGCACATCGCGCAACGTCCCAAGCGACACCACCTGACGGCTGCTGTCCTGATCGAAAACCGCCcccaagaacagcccctccacCGGCCCTGCTGCCGCGCCGGAGGTGGCGATCACATTTTCCGGCACGTTGTCTAGTATGGTCCTGTCTTTTACAACCAGCTTCCTATCCACAATACGAACTCCGGGCTTGATCGTCATGGCTAACTCTTTGCTGGGATTCCTCTTCTTCTACCAAACTACCCTGCAACAAGAAAAAAACCCACGTTAAACTCAGCGCAATATAGCAAGATTTAGTGCTCCATGTAAGTTTGTAACGGCACTAGAAGAAAGCAAATTACACTGCCCAACAAACATTAGACACTTGCTGACCTTCAAACACAAGTACAGGATGAATGAGTTTACAATCTAGACAGAATatctaaaattattaaaaatgctGGAAAATTCAGTAGGTGACGCACCTAACTTAAAGCAGGAATGTGATTAGGTGAAGAAAAAGATGTTCAAGACAGAAAACAATTCCTCTTCCGTCAAAGAGAAAGAATAACGGGAAATGAGAAATGAGCGTGAAACAGATATGAGAAATGTGACTATTTTTATAGAGATTTTGAAAATCGCAAGGGACTCTATATAAATTTCTTGATAACTTTTTTCTGTAATTTCTACATATTGTGTGACATGCTGCAGGTTCCTGTCTTATTACCCACATAATATGAGCCATGCATGCCATTTATTCACTTGATAAAAATTTCGAAATCTCGTGTCCCGTTCGGTCCCATAGTCGGTACCATCGATGGTTAGTTACGTACTAACCATGTTGGCATCCGCAAATATGCATGTGAATTGGAGATAATATACAGCGaaaatatgttattttattCATAGACACATTAAACATAAGAGATATAAtacaagtaaaaaaaattaaaaaaaaatgaaaaactcaCCATGATATCAAAAACGAATTGTAtactttttgaaaattatatattcatTATAGACATAGGCTTTTATTTGGATAATTTTAAAACACCGTAAACTAGACTATTAATCTTTGAGTTGTGATCAATGATTGAGTTAATTTATTTCGTAAATAATTTCATAATACTGAATCATGTATAATCGATGCTATTCTATATTaactattttttatattaaaaaaactatttttttataatttcaaaaatatcattttaccaCTCAATTTCATATTTCGATCCTATCTATTCAACTTGAGATGTGTCAGTAATTTATTGCATCCAAAGTACCTTTGGTGctataatatatttatagaaAAAGACCCCACTGATCACATAATTAAACTCAATTATTGAGGGTGAACGTACGTACGAAGTAATTAGGATGACTTTGATCGCGCTTTCGTAtcttttcaatatttatatttaaagaaTTACTTTATGGATTTTACTAATTTATtccaataaaattaaaaataaattttagtaGTTTCTTTCTGGAAGTTGAAATTGTAAGTTCTgaacatattatttttaaatctatCGTCATCGTGCACTGGATGTATTTAATTTGATCAATTATTGATTTTCAAAAGTATATAAAaactattaatatttttttaaaaagaataacATAAAACTCTCTTTTTAGAgaccttgatatttgaaattaaaatattgattttatcCTTTAAACATTATGTTACAATACTTATAAAGTAATTAAAAAACGTTGATACAAATGGATGCAAAGAAAATTTGATAAAAAGATGTCATTTATTTATGGGAATAAACTAACATAATGATTTCacaatcatattttttaaaaatttagactaaaattcatatattaaaataataaaaaaacattaaTGATTGTCAAGATAAAGCATATGTCTCCCGGTTGCAAAAAGCATGATAATAATAATGTAGTCAAATTTCGTCAGCTCCccagcttttaaaaaaaaaaattaagtggaTTAGATTTATTTTGGTATATATCAAATTGGTGTATCAACTCTTATAAATAGCTAAATgaactaaattaaaatttgatcaTTCCTTGATTCAAACTAAGTACTTTTTGTACAATATTTTTCAGTCAAttgcaaaattaataattatacaTCTTCTTAATATATAATTGCCATAGTATATAAATTACTTGAATCTACATGATACTTAATAAATAAGTTTTTTCCTTAAAAGGGATGTCTGATTTTATGGAGTAGGTGAGTGGTTGGTCAATAATCAAAAGTTCGATTTTCCCTACAAATATCTTATCGGACAAACTTGTCACGACATGACTTACTCAGTGTGGTTTATTTGGCTAATGTGGTTTGCATGTTATTGTGTTAGTCCAGAGACCGAAAAATACCGCGACGTGAGAAGCTTTGGCTAAAGCATTGCAAAACTCGTTCACTTGTTGTCGAGTAAAGATAATATAAAAATCTTGCTAGTTTCTAATCAAATCTTTGCATGATATAAAACTAAACTCTAAGATATCAACACTTGAATTTATCgcatccaccaccaccacctttGCATCAACTTCAGAGCATACTTTCTTTTAAACCCAACCTTCGAACCCATCTCACTCGTCATCGCTCAAAACACATCCCGAACCCATCTTTGTTCTAATGAAAGAAGACGCAGCGCATCCACGTTACATTTGATCGCGCGGTCTGGTTTATGCCATTGAACGCAACTACTATCTAGAATATTATTAGTCATTGCTGCTTGGGATATCTTCATACCCAATATATGTTGAACCGAACAATTTGAAACCATCAAGGAAATATGACAATCCTAAAATAAATAGTGATCGTCTTACACTTgacaatatacatatatataatgtaTAAATACTAGACCGGTGTCAATAACTACCGTAGCTATAGTCCAACTTTTCTAATGGCTTGTCTtacatattacaaaatgttTCCGG from the Primulina eburnea isolate SZY01 chromosome 3, ASM2296580v1, whole genome shotgun sequence genome contains:
- the LOC140825395 gene encoding probable galactinol--sucrose galactosyltransferase 6, with translation MTIKPGVRIVDRKLVVKDRTILDNVPENVIATSGAAAGPVEGLFLGAVFDQDSSRQVVSLGTLRDVQFLACFRFKLWWMAQRMGDKGRDIPLETQFLLVETKDGSHLESDVDGDEENKIVYTVFLPLIEGPFKACLQGSEGDKLELCLESGDKEIFASNFTHSVYISAGTDPFRAINEAITAVKLHLGTFKLRQEKKLPLLVDYFGWCTWDAFYQEVTQEGVEAGLESLKAGGTPPKFVIIDDGWQLVGGDEDKTQEIEEEASQVKQSKLLRLTGIKENNKFQNKEDPTVGIKNIVNIAKQKHGLKYVYVWHAITGYWGGVRPGVKEMEEYESAMIYPELCKGVMEQEPAWKSDAIALQGLGLVNPKHVYKFYNELHSYLASAGVDGVKVDAQCILETLGAGNGGRVELTRQYHQALDASVTKNFPGNEIIACMSHNLESFYCSKQTAVVRASDDFYPRDPVSHTIHIAAVAYNSVFIGDIMLPDWDMFHSHHPAAEYHGSARAISGGPVYVSDAPGKHNFDLLKKLVFPDGSILRARLPGRPTKDCLFSDPSRDGVSLLKIWNINKYTGVLGVYNCQGAAWNSVERKNTFHQTKPEAITGYIRGRDVHLISEVALDSNWNGDVALYSHRAGTLICLPYDITMPISLKVLEHELFTVTPIKILAPGFNFAPLGLINMFNAGGAIEGVKYEVKTGAQLVELESGVEGRIENLSSEVVAAVALEVKGCGCFGVYSSVKPRKCGVGSSVVDFQYDGASGLVTLNLTNMPPDDQKVHVVEIEL